One genomic window of Globicephala melas chromosome 8, mGloMel1.2, whole genome shotgun sequence includes the following:
- the LOC115849845 gene encoding LOW QUALITY PROTEIN: olfactory receptor 5P55-like (The sequence of the model RefSeq protein was modified relative to this genomic sequence to represent the inferred CDS: inserted 2 bases in 1 codon; substituted 1 base at 1 genomic stop codon), whose amino-acid sequence MEAEIRNLPSASWRTRKDSAGIQSEQKPKNQGAIDALYRLEDAHPHCDRGTTAKNCTCVTWFLLLRLTEQAGLKGILXALFLFIYSVTLTDNLAMITLIHADPQLHTPMYFLLSILSFIDSSFSTLNTPRLLQSFLTSSQSTSFAGCLVQMTLMTLHGTAGCLLLAIMAYDRFAAIYHPLLYKISMSQHLCVQLVAVTYMASVANSALLTGYIFKPLYCGPHIINHYVCDIPLVLQLACADVAKAEAIVFSSSALIILFTIIIILVSYAYSLVTICRMRSLKAXSKALSTCASHLAVICLFYGTITFMYAQASSHSSMEQNEVVSVFYTVIIPMLNPLIYSLRNKDVKPALKRGCLDMLPS is encoded by the exons atggaggctgagatcCGCAATCTGCCgtctgcaagctggaggactAGGAAAGACAGTGCTGGAATTCAGTCTGAACAAAAGCCTAAAAACCAGGGGGCTATCGAC GCGCTCTACCGACTGGAGGATGCCCACCCGCATTG TGACAGGGGCACTACAGCAAAGAACTGCACCTGCGTCACCTGGTTCCTCCTGCTGCGGCTCACAGAGCAGGCAGGGCTCAAGGGCATCCT TGCactcttcctgttcatctactCAGTTACCCTCACAGACAACCTGGCCATGATCACCCTGATCCACGCAGACCCGCAGCTCCACACGCCCATGTACTTCTTGCTGAGTATCCTCTCCTTCATAGACTCCTCCTTCTCCACGTTAAACACCCCCAGGTTGCTGCAGAGCTTCCTAACCTCAAGCCAGTCCACCTCCTTTGCAGGCTGCCTGGTCCAGATGACCCTCATGACTCTCCACGGTACTGCTGGGTGTCTGCTCCTGGCCATTATGGCATATGACCGATTTGCTGCCATCTACCACCCTCTCCTCTACAAAATCAGCATGTCCCAACATCTGTGTGTCCAACTGGTGGCAGTCACCTATATGGCTTCTGTTGCCAATTCAGCTTTACTGACTGGGTACATCTTCAAGCCGCTCTACTGTGGCCCCCATATCATTAACCACTATGTCTGTGACATCCCCCTTGTGCTCCAACTTGCCTGTGCAGACGTTGCCAAGGCTGAGGCCATTGTCTTCTCATCTTCTGCCTTGATTATCCTCTTTACCATCATCATTATCCTGGTCTCTTATGCCTACAGCCTGGTGACTATCTGCAGGATGCGTTCCCTCAAGGCTTAGAGCAAAGCACTCTCCACCTGTGCCTCTCACCTCGCAGTCATCTGCCTCTTCTACGGCACCATCACCTTCATGTATGCTCAGGCAAGCTCTCACAGTTCCATGGAACAGAACGAGGTCGTGTCTGTCTTCTACACAGTGATCATCCCCATGCTGAACCCTCTGATCTACAGCCTGAGGAATAAAGATGTGAAGCCTGCTCTAAAGAGGGGATGCCTTGACATGCTGCCTTCCTAA
- the LOC115849844 gene encoding LOW QUALITY PROTEIN: olfactory receptor 5P55-like (The sequence of the model RefSeq protein was modified relative to this genomic sequence to represent the inferred CDS: deleted 2 bases in 1 codon) gives MAWGQKHTTVKGFILLGLTNSADQKTQLLFAIFLLIYSVILVGNLGLIDVIHASATLHTPMYFLLGVLSFLDICSASVFTPRLLINFVTTDQSISFVGCVVQTALMILHGTGECLLLAMMAYDQFVAICPPLLYHTIMSKRLCVRLVVATYAAGVFISAVQTGNAFILPYYGPNIIDHYFCDIHPAMLQLACSETTMANVILLFFSALVTVPTISVILVSNAYILVTICRMRSLEAQRKALSTCASHLTALSFFYGSVPLVYVQSNPESASACNKILFVFYTIVFPMLNPMVYSLKNKYVKASAQVRVLKLSRKVIC, from the exons ATGGCCTGGGGTCAGAAGCACACCACAGTGAAGGGATTCATCCTGCTGGGCCTCACAAACAGCGCAGACCAAAAA ACTCAACTCCTCTTTGCCATCTTCCTGCTGATCTACTCTGTGATTCTGGTGGGCAACCTGGGCCTGATAGATGTGATCCACGCCAGCGCCACCCTCCACACCCCCATGTACTTCCTCCTGGGTGTGCTTTCCTTCCTTGACATCTGCAGTGCCTCCGTGTTCACTCCCAGGCTGCTGATCAACTTCGTCACCACTGACCAGTCCATCTCCTTCGTGGGCTGTGTGGTCCAGACGGCCCTCATGATCCTCCATGGCACAGGGGAGTGTCTGCTTCTGGCCATGATGGCCTATGACCAATTCGTGGCCATCTGCCCCCCTCTCCTCTACCACACCATCATGTCCAAGCGTTTGTGTGTCCGGCTGGTGGTGGCCACCTATGCTGCTGGGGTGTTCATTTCAGCTGTTCAGACAGGGAATGCCTTCATCTTGCCCTACTATGGTCCCAACATCATTGATCACTACTTCTGTGATATCCACCCCGCCATGCTCCAACTGGCCTGCTCAGAGACAACCATGGCCAATGTCATCTTGCTCTTCTTTTCTGCCTTGGTCACTGTCCCCACAATCTCAGTCATCTTGGTCTCGAATGCCTACATCCTGGTCACAATCTGTAGGATGAGGTCCTTGGAGGCCCAGCGCAAGGCCCTCTCCACCTGTGCCTCCCAcctcactgccctctcctttttcTATGGGTCTGTGCCCCTTGTATATGTCCAATCCAACCCTGAAAGTGCCTCGGCCTGTAACAAGATCCTCTTTGTGTTCTACACCATTGTGTTCCCCATGCTGAACCCAATGGTCTACAGCCTAAAGAATAAATATGTCAAGGCCTCTGCCCAAGTTAGGGTCCTTAAGCTAAGCAGAAAAGTAATTTGTTAG